The Vagococcus xieshaowenii genome includes a region encoding these proteins:
- a CDS encoding DnaJ domain-containing protein produces MKYIKNVETLEELKKAYKKLALKLHPDCGGNEEEMKILNNEYDELFSKLKNTHKNKDGETYTKETTETPEQFKDIINQLFNLKMDGVSIEIVGTFIWLTGNTKPYKDDIKALEFRYSPKKYAWYKAPSDYKKRSRKNYDMDTIRGMYGSQKVKEDKEEKKYLQAN; encoded by the coding sequence ATGAAATACATTAAAAACGTTGAAACATTGGAAGAATTGAAAAAAGCCTACAAAAAGTTAGCTTTGAAGTTACACCCCGATTGTGGCGGGAATGAAGAAGAAATGAAAATTTTGAACAATGAATATGACGAACTGTTTAGCAAACTTAAAAACACTCACAAGAACAAAGACGGCGAAACCTATACAAAAGAAACGACTGAAACGCCCGAACAATTTAAGGACATTATAAATCAACTTTTCAATCTGAAAATGGACGGTGTATCAATTGAAATCGTGGGAACTTTTATATGGTTAACAGGCAACACAAAACCTTATAAGGACGACATAAAAGCCCTAGAATTTCGTTATTCACCAAAAAAATACGCATGGTATAAAGCACCAAGCGATTATAAAAAACGTAGTCGAAAAAATTATGATATGGACACAATAAGGGGAATGTATGGAAGTCAAAAGGTGAAGGAAGATAAAGAAGAAAAAAAATACTTACAAGCCAATTAA